The window GTAGCCTCAAGCCCTACCTTTATTTTGTCCTGGGATGCGGTGCAGACCTGGATTTTCTCCAGCAGTGTGTGAAATCCATCCATATTGTTGGAAATGGTAAACACATCTGCAAGCACTTCACCCTCCGAACTCTGAATAAAGCAGTCGTGCTTGTCCTTTGCCACATCAATACCAACAGAAACTACCATTTCTAAAACCTCCAACGGTAAATTTGTAATGCTGTTCCACAGAACACTTTGCTTTTGTAACCTTGTTCCACATAAACCGTCTGGCGGTATTTAACTGATTAACAAAACTGCAAAGGGCTGTGGTTGGAACCTTTCAGGAACCATCTTGTGGTAGGAGAATCGCACCAATCCACAGCATCCCTTACAGTGTAGCACAGCCCTTGGAGAGGGGCCTTAAAAACTACTACTCTATAATACAAGGAGAACTACTATGGCATCCACAATTTTTGATGTGACCCCTGAAGAACTCGAAGCATCTGCAAGCAAAATCGAGGGCAAAACTAGTGAATTTACCAAGGCGTACAACAGCATTTATACTGCGGTGTCCGATCTGCGTGTAACCTACAAAGGTGAAGCAAGCGACACTTTCAACCAGAGAATTGAGGGCTATAAGAACGATTTCTCCGCAGCAGAAAAAGCACTGAAAAATTATGTTCAGTTCCTCCGTGAGTATGCCGCCAAGATGAAGAGCACT of the Intestinibacillus sp. Marseille-P6563 genome contains:
- a CDS encoding WXG100 family type VII secretion target — encoded protein: MASTIFDVTPEELEASASKIEGKTSEFTKAYNSIYTAVSDLRVTYKGEASDTFNQRIEGYKNDFSAAEKALKNYVQFLREYAAKMKSTENEIKSKASALSVGK